One genomic segment of Pyruvatibacter mobilis includes these proteins:
- the nuoG gene encoding NADH-quinone oxidoreductase subunit NuoG, producing MRTIKVDGEEIEVDADLTLLQACEEAGKEIPRFCYHERLSVAGNCRMCLIEVKGGPPKPVASCAQNVKDLRPGPEGQPPELFTNTKMVKDAREGVMEFLLINHPLDCPICDQGGECDLQDQAMAYGTDGSRFSENKRAVEDKYIGPLVKTIMTRCIHCTRCIRFSTEVAGVPDLGAIGRGEDMEITTYLEEAMGSELQGNVIDLCPVGALTSRPYAFQARPWELKKTETIDVMDALGSNIRVDARGKAVMRIIPRNADDINEEWISDKTRFIWDGLGRQRLDRPYVRKDGKLKPASWQEAFGVIAEKLDGLDGTKFAAIAGDLACAESMKALKDLAGAIGSTNIDCRQDGTKLEAGARGGYLFNSGIAGIDEADAILLIGSNPRMEAPVLNARIRRRWREAGIKVANIGQPFDLTYPVQELGAGTDTLSELVSGSHSFAQVLKDAEKPMIIIGQGALTRADGAAVLAAAKKLADSVGAITGGWNGFNVLHTAAARVGGLDLGFVPGEGGKDVTGILDAARSGDIEVVYLLGADEIDGTHYGDAFVIYQGSHGDRGAHRADVILPGAAYTEKSATWVNTEGRAQLGRRATFPPGDAREDWSILRALSDVIGKTLPYDNLAQLRTAMYEDAPTMMRLGQVEAGDMPSFADASMDSAPFAPAITDFFLTNPIARASKTMADLSLAATHRVAQDATSKEATGTNG from the coding sequence CTGCGTACCATCAAGGTTGACGGCGAAGAGATCGAGGTCGATGCCGATCTGACGCTGCTCCAGGCCTGCGAGGAAGCGGGCAAGGAAATTCCGCGTTTCTGCTATCACGAGCGCCTGTCGGTGGCCGGCAATTGCCGCATGTGCCTGATCGAGGTGAAGGGCGGCCCGCCCAAGCCCGTTGCCTCCTGCGCGCAGAACGTGAAGGATCTTCGTCCGGGGCCGGAAGGTCAGCCGCCGGAGCTTTTCACCAACACCAAGATGGTGAAAGACGCTCGTGAAGGCGTGATGGAATTCCTGCTGATCAACCATCCGCTGGACTGCCCGATCTGCGACCAGGGCGGCGAGTGCGACCTGCAGGACCAGGCCATGGCCTACGGCACCGACGGCTCGCGCTTCTCCGAGAACAAGCGCGCGGTTGAGGACAAATATATCGGCCCGCTGGTCAAGACGATCATGACCCGCTGCATCCACTGCACGCGCTGCATCCGCTTCTCCACCGAAGTGGCGGGCGTGCCGGATCTCGGCGCCATCGGTCGCGGCGAGGACATGGAGATCACAACCTATCTCGAAGAAGCCATGGGCTCCGAGCTGCAGGGCAATGTGATCGATCTGTGCCCGGTGGGCGCGCTCACCTCGCGGCCCTACGCGTTCCAGGCGCGGCCCTGGGAGCTGAAGAAGACCGAAACCATCGACGTGATGGATGCACTCGGCAGCAATATCCGCGTCGATGCGCGCGGCAAGGCCGTGATGCGCATCATCCCGCGCAATGCCGACGACATCAACGAGGAGTGGATCTCCGACAAGACCCGCTTCATCTGGGACGGCCTCGGCCGCCAGCGTCTGGATCGCCCCTATGTGCGCAAGGACGGCAAGCTTAAGCCCGCAAGCTGGCAGGAAGCCTTCGGCGTGATCGCCGAAAAGCTGGACGGGCTCGACGGTACGAAATTCGCTGCCATCGCCGGTGATCTCGCCTGTGCTGAAAGCATGAAGGCGCTGAAGGATCTCGCAGGCGCCATCGGCAGCACCAATATTGATTGCCGCCAGGACGGCACCAAGCTCGAAGCCGGTGCCCGCGGCGGCTACCTCTTCAATTCCGGCATTGCCGGCATCGACGAGGCCGACGCCATCCTGCTGATCGGCTCCAACCCGCGCATGGAAGCGCCGGTGCTGAATGCCCGCATCCGCCGCCGCTGGCGCGAGGCAGGCATCAAGGTCGCCAATATCGGCCAGCCCTTCGACCTTACCTACCCGGTGCAGGAACTGGGTGCAGGCACTGACACGCTCAGCGAGCTTGTGTCCGGCAGCCATTCCTTCGCGCAGGTGCTGAAGGACGCCGAAAAGCCGATGATCATCATCGGCCAGGGTGCACTTACCCGTGCCGACGGCGCTGCCGTGCTGGCCGCCGCCAAGAAGCTGGCGGACAGCGTCGGAGCCATTACCGGCGGCTGGAACGGCTTCAACGTGCTGCACACCGCAGCGGCCCGCGTCGGTGGTCTTGATCTCGGCTTCGTGCCGGGCGAGGGCGGCAAGGACGTGACCGGCATTCTCGACGCGGCACGCTCGGGCGACATTGAGGTGGTCTATCTTCTCGGTGCGGATGAAATCGACGGCACCCATTACGGCGATGCCTTCGTCATCTATCAGGGCAGCCATGGCGACCGCGGTGCGCACCGCGCCGACGTGATCCTGCCGGGGGCCGCCTACACCGAAAAGTCCGCCACCTGGGTCAACACCGAAGGCCGCGCCCAGCTTGGCCGCCGCGCCACCTTCCCGCCGGGCGATGCCCGCGAGGACTGGTCGATCCTGCGCGCCCTGTCGGATGTGATCGGCAAGACCCTGCCTTATGACAATCTGGCCCAGCTGCGCACGGCCATGTACGAGGACGCACCCACCA
- the nuoF gene encoding NADH-quinone oxidoreductase subunit NuoF produces the protein MLSDKDRIFTNLYGYEDWRLEAARKRGDWDGTKDILAKGRDWIIEEVKKSGLRGRGGAGFPTGLKWSFMPKESDGRPHYLVVNADESEPGTCKDREMMRHDPHKLIEGCLLAGFAMGANHAFIYLRGEYIFERNRLQAAVDEAYDAGLIGPNACGSGWDFDVIVHHGAGAYICGEETALIESLEGKKGMPRLKPPFPANVGLYGNPSTVNNVESIAVAPTILRRGGDWFAGFGRPGNTGTKVFSISGHVNNPCNVEEEMSIPLKELIEKHAGGVRGGWDNLLAVIPGGSSVPLIPKDVCDTVLMDFDALKEVQSGLGTAAVIVMDKSTDVIKAIARLSYFYKHESCGQCTPCREGTGWMWRVMERMAKGEAEVEEIDTLLKVTKQVEGHTICALGDAAAWPIQGVIRHFRHEFEDRIAARKARQAGAPAVAAE, from the coding sequence ATGCTGTCTGACAAGGATCGCATCTTCACGAACCTCTATGGCTATGAGGACTGGCGCCTCGAAGCCGCCCGCAAGCGCGGCGACTGGGACGGCACCAAGGACATTCTTGCCAAGGGCCGTGACTGGATCATCGAAGAGGTGAAGAAGTCGGGCCTGCGCGGCCGCGGCGGTGCGGGTTTCCCGACCGGCCTCAAATGGTCCTTCATGCCGAAGGAAAGCGACGGGCGCCCGCATTATCTCGTCGTGAACGCGGATGAGTCCGAACCCGGTACCTGCAAGGACCGCGAGATGATGCGCCACGATCCGCACAAGCTGATCGAAGGCTGCCTGCTCGCCGGGTTCGCCATGGGCGCCAACCACGCCTTCATCTATCTGCGCGGCGAATACATCTTCGAGCGCAACCGCCTGCAGGCGGCCGTCGACGAAGCCTATGACGCGGGCCTCATTGGCCCCAATGCCTGCGGGTCGGGCTGGGACTTCGACGTGATCGTGCATCATGGCGCGGGCGCCTATATCTGCGGCGAAGAAACCGCGCTGATCGAAAGCCTTGAGGGCAAGAAGGGCATGCCCCGCCTCAAGCCGCCTTTCCCCGCCAATGTCGGCCTTTACGGCAACCCGTCCACCGTCAACAACGTGGAAAGCATCGCGGTGGCCCCGACCATCCTGCGCCGCGGCGGTGACTGGTTTGCGGGCTTCGGCCGCCCGGGCAACACCGGCACCAAGGTGTTCTCCATCTCCGGCCACGTGAACAATCCGTGCAACGTGGAAGAAGAGATGTCGATCCCGCTCAAGGAGCTGATCGAGAAGCATGCCGGCGGCGTGCGCGGCGGCTGGGACAATCTGCTGGCGGTGATCCCCGGCGGGTCATCGGTGCCGCTGATCCCCAAGGATGTGTGCGACACGGTGCTGATGGATTTCGACGCGCTCAAGGAAGTGCAGTCGGGCCTCGGCACGGCGGCGGTGATCGTCATGGACAAGTCCACCGACGTCATCAAGGCGATCGCCCGGCTGTCCTACTTCTACAAGCATGAAAGCTGCGGCCAGTGCACGCCGTGCCGCGAAGGCACCGGCTGGATGTGGCGCGTGATGGAGCGCATGGCCAAGGGCGAGGCGGAGGTCGAGGAAATCGACACGCTGCTCAAGGTCACCAAGCAGGTCGAAGGCCACACCATCTGCGCGCTGGGTGACGCGGCTGCCTGGCCGATCCAGGGCGTCATCCGCCACTTCCGCCATGAGTTCGAAGACCGCATTGCCGCCCGCAAGGCCCGCCAGGCTGGCGCGCCGGCCGTGGCCGCGGAATAG
- the nuoE gene encoding NADH-quinone oxidoreductase subunit NuoE, giving the protein MSVRRLDPNQPESFAFTPENLETAKKTIAKYPEGRQASAIISLLWLAQKQHDYWLPEPAIRCVAEMLDMPYIRALEVATFYTMFNLSPVGKHFIQLCGTTPCWLRGADDLKEVCRKRIGEQQQVSADGNFSWLEVECLGACANAPMVQINDDYYEDLTAENFEKLLDDLAAGREVKVGSQTGRKSSEPAGGLTSLTDVPATVGGEG; this is encoded by the coding sequence ATGAGCGTTCGGCGTCTGGATCCCAACCAGCCGGAGAGTTTCGCGTTCACGCCCGAAAATCTCGAGACTGCGAAGAAGACGATCGCGAAGTACCCGGAAGGCCGTCAGGCCTCCGCCATTATCTCGCTGTTGTGGCTGGCCCAGAAGCAGCATGATTACTGGCTGCCGGAACCTGCGATCCGCTGCGTCGCCGAGATGCTGGATATGCCCTATATCCGCGCCCTCGAAGTGGCGACCTTCTACACCATGTTCAACCTGTCCCCGGTGGGGAAGCACTTCATCCAGCTCTGCGGCACGACCCCGTGCTGGCTGCGCGGCGCGGACGACCTCAAGGAAGTCTGCCGCAAGCGCATTGGCGAGCAGCAGCAGGTGTCAGCCGACGGCAATTTCTCCTGGCTGGAAGTCGAGTGCCTGGGCGCCTGCGCCAACGCCCCGATGGTGCAGATCAACGACGATTATTACGAAGACCTGACGGCGGAGAATTTCGAGAAGCTGCTCGATGATCTCGCTGCCGGGCGCGAGGTGAAGGTGGGCTCGCAGACCGGACGCAAATCGTCCGAACCCGCAGGCGGCCTGACCTCCCTGACGGATGTGCCTGCAACTGTCGGCGGGGAGGGCTGA
- a CDS encoding NADH-quinone oxidoreductase subunit D codes for MNIAPTDVTTGEASGEAIDTLTINFGPQHPAAHGVLRLVLEMDGEVVERVDPHIGLLHRGTEKLMEHKTYLQAVPYLDRLDYVAPMNQEHAYCMAVERLLGITVPKRGQLIRVLYSEIGRLLSHILNITTQALDVGAMTPPVWGFEEREKLMVFYERASGSRMHAAYFRPGGVHQDLPNELLDDIMTFCEEHPKVLNDIEGLLTDNRIFKQRNVDIGVVTKEDVFNWGFTGVMVRGSGMAWDLRRSQPYECYNELEFDIPVGKNGDCYDRYLCRMEECHQSIRIMKQCIEKLRSAEGEGPVSSADGKVVPPKRGEMKRSMEALIHHFKLYTEGYHVPAGEVYAAVEAPKGEFGVYLVSDGSNKPYRAKLRAPGFNHLHAMDHLCKGHMLADVSAILGSLDIVFGEVDR; via the coding sequence ATGAACATTGCCCCGACAGACGTCACCACAGGTGAAGCCTCCGGCGAGGCCATCGACACGCTGACCATCAATTTCGGCCCGCAGCATCCGGCGGCCCACGGCGTGCTGCGCCTGGTGCTGGAGATGGACGGCGAGGTCGTTGAGCGTGTTGACCCGCATATCGGCCTTCTGCACCGCGGCACCGAAAAGCTGATGGAGCACAAGACCTACCTGCAGGCCGTGCCCTATCTCGACCGCCTCGACTATGTGGCGCCGATGAACCAGGAGCACGCCTATTGCATGGCGGTGGAGCGGCTGCTGGGCATCACCGTGCCCAAGCGCGGCCAGCTCATCCGCGTGCTCTATTCGGAAATCGGCCGCCTGCTGTCGCACATCCTCAACATCACCACCCAGGCGCTTGACGTGGGCGCGATGACCCCGCCGGTCTGGGGCTTCGAGGAACGCGAAAAGCTCATGGTCTTCTATGAGCGCGCCTCCGGCAGCCGCATGCACGCCGCCTATTTCCGTCCCGGTGGCGTTCACCAGGATCTGCCGAACGAGCTTCTCGACGACATCATGACTTTCTGCGAGGAGCACCCGAAGGTGCTCAACGACATTGAAGGTCTGCTCACGGACAATCGCATCTTCAAGCAGCGTAACGTCGATATCGGCGTCGTGACGAAGGAGGATGTGTTCAACTGGGGCTTCACCGGCGTGATGGTGCGCGGCTCGGGCATGGCCTGGGACCTGCGCCGCTCGCAGCCCTATGAGTGCTACAACGAGCTTGAGTTCGACATTCCCGTCGGCAAGAACGGCGACTGCTATGACCGCTATCTGTGCCGCATGGAGGAGTGCCACCAGTCCATCCGCATCATGAAGCAGTGCATCGAGAAGCTGCGCAGCGCGGAAGGCGAGGGGCCGGTCTCCTCCGCCGACGGCAAGGTGGTGCCGCCCAAGCGCGGCGAGATGAAGCGCTCCATGGAAGCGCTGATCCACCACTTCAAGCTCTACACCGAGGGCTACCACGTGCCCGCCGGTGAAGTGTATGCCGCTGTCGAGGCCCCCAAGGGTGAGTTCGGCGTCTATCTCGTGTCGGATGGCAGCAACAAGCCTTACCGCGCCAAGCTGCGCGCGCCTGGCTTCAACCATCTGCATGCGATGGATCATTTGTGTAAGGGCCACATGCTGGCGGACGTGTCCGCCATCCTCGGCTCCCTGGATATCGTGTTTGGTGAGGTGGACCGATGA
- a CDS encoding NADH-quinone oxidoreductase subunit C, translating into MSVTDTTPSNEALADLADHITAGLDAVESHEIANGELTITVPAQEIVRVLKFLRDDSGCEFATLIDITGVDYPARTRRFDVVYHMLSMTMNQRIRVKAEADEDMLVPSCVSVFPVANWQEREIWDMYGVQFAGHPDLRRLLTDYGFEGHPLRKDFPLTGYYEVRYDDEQRKVVYEPVKLMQEFRSFDYMSPWEGAEYILPGDEKAEQAK; encoded by the coding sequence ATGTCGGTCACTGACACGACACCCAGCAACGAAGCCCTCGCGGACCTGGCGGACCACATCACCGCCGGGCTGGACGCGGTTGAATCGCATGAGATCGCCAATGGCGAGCTGACGATCACCGTGCCCGCCCAGGAAATCGTCCGGGTGCTGAAGTTCCTGCGCGATGACAGCGGCTGCGAGTTCGCAACGCTGATCGATATCACCGGCGTGGACTATCCTGCCCGCACGCGCCGCTTCGACGTCGTCTATCACATGCTGTCGATGACCATGAACCAGCGCATCCGCGTGAAGGCTGAAGCGGATGAGGACATGCTGGTGCCGAGCTGCGTGTCGGTGTTCCCGGTCGCCAACTGGCAGGAGCGCGAAATCTGGGACATGTACGGCGTGCAGTTCGCCGGTCATCCGGACCTGCGCCGCCTGCTGACCGATTACGGCTTCGAAGGGCACCCGTTGCGCAAGGACTTCCCGCTCACCGGCTATTACGAAGTGCGCTACGACGACGAGCAGCGCAAGGTCGTCTACGAGCCGGTCAAGCTGATGCAGGAATTCCGCAGCTTCGATTACATGAGCCCGTGGGAAGGGGCTGAATACATCCTTCCCGGCGACGAAAAGGCGGAGCAGGCAAAATGA